The Methylococcus sp. Mc7 genomic sequence TTTTCCGACTCGGTGAATCCCACTAGCCGGAACGGTTTCCGCTCGCTCCGGTCGGGGCCGAAAAACAGGGTCGCCGGCGGACCGACCAGGCCGAAGCGGCCCAGCAGCGCCTGATCTTCGTCGCCGTTTTCGGTGACGTCGGCCTTGAGCAACACGATGTCTTTCAGTTTCGCCTTGACCGCGGGATCGCTGAAGGTGTACCGGTCCATCTCCTTGCACGACACACACCAGTCCGCGTAGAAATCCAGCATCGCCCAGCGTCCGGCGGCAGCCGCCTCGTCGAGGCGAGCCTCCAGCTCCTCCACGCTCGCGACCTTGGCGAAAGGCGGCGGCCCGGCATCGGCGACGGCACCGGGGGAGCCGGCCACGCCCCGCAAGGGCTGTAACGGATCGCGGCTGCCGGCCGCCACCCCCAGCAGCATGAATACGCCATAGGCGGCCATCGCCACTCCCAACCCTTTCCACAGCTTGCGCCAGCCCGAAGCCCCCGCGGGCAGCGCATCGAGCGCCCCCATGTACACGGCCGGCACGATGAGCAGCAGCGCCCACATCAGCATGGCGACGGACAGGGGGACGATCCGCTCCAGCATCGACACGGCCACCGCCAGCATGGCCACGCCGAACACCGACTTGACCGCATTCATCCACATGCCGGCCTTGGGCAGCAGCTTGCCCGCCGAGGTGCCGATCGCCAGCAGCGGCAGCCCCATGCCCAGTCCCAGGGAAAACAGCGCGAGCCCGCCGAGCAGCGCATCGCCGCTCCGACCGATGTAGATCAGCGCCCCCGCCAGCGGCGCCGCCACGCAGGGCCCCACCAGCCCTGCCGACAGCAGCCCCATCACGGCCGCGCCGGCCAGGCTGCCGGCCTGCTGCCGCGAACTGAGCGCCGCGATCCGCGACTGCAGGGCGGTCGGGAGCTGAAGCTGGTAGAAGCCGAACATGGACAGCGCCAGCACCACGAACAGGACGCTGAAAGCTCCGATCGCCCAGGGGTTCTGCAATGCGGCCTGGAGGTTCGCACCGAACAGGGCGGCCAGCACCCCGAAGCCGGTGTAAGCCAAGGCATGGGCGAGCACATAGGCCAGCGACAGCGAAAACGCCCGGCGCGTGGTGATGGCATGACCGTGGCCGACGATGACGCCGGAAAGAATCGGGATCATCGGGAAAATGCAGGGAGTGAAGGCGAGCAGGATGCCGAAACCCAGAAAACTGAGCATGTTGAGCCAGAGCGAGCCGCGCCAGAGCCCGTCGGCGATGCGGTCCTGCTCGGTGATGACGGTCGCTCCGGCGATCGCGGAGACGCCCTCTCCTTCCGCGGCGGCCGGCGGCAGGGCGAGCTCGACCGTCTTCGCCATCGGCGGGTAGCAGACGCCCCGCTCGGCGCACCCTTGGAACCCGGCCTCCAGGGTGATGGTGCGAGGACCGCCGTCGGTCCTGACCAAAGGAATGTCAACGGCGACCTCGCCGTGGAAGACTTCCACCGCGCCGAACTCTTCGTCGGTCTTCGGCTCGCCGCGCGGGAATGCATAGCCGCCCAGGGCGACGCCCTCGCTGTCGCGCAAGGCGATGCGGAATTTTTCGCGGTAGAGGTAATAGCCGGGCGCGATCTGCCAGCTGAGCCGGAGGGTGTCCCCGCTCGGCGCCTCGGCGAAAAAGCGGAATGCCTGGTCCGCCGGCAGCAGATCGCCAGTCACAGGCCCGGTTCCGATCCCCCGAAGCGCGCCGGCCAGGCGCGTGAACGTGCCGCCACCGTTCACCGCGGCGGTTTTCACTTCGACCAGTCGGCGGTACGGCGGGAAGCAGACACCGGCATCGGCACAGCCCTGCACCGTCACCTCCAGTTCCAGCGACTCCGGCAGTGCGGATTCCGCAACGAGAGGCAGCTGGACCTCGATGTGTCCCCGGTAGGTTTCGACTTCGCCGAAAAATTCGTCCTGCTTCTTGTGGCCTTCCGGAAAGACCGGCTCACCCAGGCGGACGCCGGGCGTGCGCGATGCGAACTTGAATTTGCTCCGGTAGAGGTAATATCCGTCCGCGATGTCCCAGGACAGCGAGGCCATGTCGGCGCCGGCCTGCCTGGCTGCCACCGGGAACGCCCGCTCCGGCGGCAGGAGGTCGCGGCTGTCGACGGCGAGCGCAGGCGCCCCGGCCAGCCAAAAAACCAGCAGCAGGCAAATCCGCCTCACGGCGGCGTTACACATGTTCCGACCCATTCGAGATATTCCGGCAATCCGCTTTGGATGGGGATCGCGATGATTTCGGGAAGTTCATAAGGGTGCCGCGCCCTCAGCCAGGCTTGCAGTTCCGGCAGGCGGGATGACAGGGTCTTGGCGAGAATAAGGCATTCCGCCGATTTCTCGAGGGCTCCCCGCCACCGATAAACCGACCGCACCCCGGAAACGACGTTCACGCAGGCGGCCAGCCTCCCTTCGACCAGCCCTTCCGCCAAAACGTCGGCGGTTTCCTCGTCCGGACAGCTACAGACAACTAGACAGTAGACCGATGTCATGGCAAAAAGTGCGCCACTCTAAATAGATTGCAGAAATATGTGTCGATGAATCCGCTGAAACTTGCCGTCCTGGTGCTACTGCTGCTGCCGATCGCCGAAATTTACGTCCTGATCCACGTCGGGGGCGTGCTCGGCTTCCTGCCGACCCTTCTGCTGCTCGGCGCGGCAGCACTGGCCGGAACCTATCTGCTGCAAACCCAGGGACTGAAAACCTTCGCCCGCATCCAGCAGAGCCTGGAAGCCGGGCGCCTCCCCGCGCAGGACATGATCGAGGGCGGCCTGATCCTCGCCGCCGGCATCCTGCTGCTGATACCCGGCTTCATTTCCGACGGGGCGAGCCTTGTCCTGCTGCTGCCGGCGTCGCGCCGCTGGCTGGCGGGCTACCTCGTCGATCACGTGCTCCAGGGTCTCCAGCCGCCGGCTCCGCCCGATTCCGGGTCCCGCACCATCGAAGGCCAGTTCCGGCGCGAGGATTAGGCGGGGCGCCTCCTTGCGCCAGGAAAACCGCTGTCCTTTAGTGGGATTCGGTGTCGGAATGGGAACTGCTGCTGGGCGCCGGTTCATTCGGATCCACGGTGCTCTTGGAGAGTCCGGAATACACCGGACACCAGCGCATGAATGCGGTGGCCACGAGGACGATGCCGATCAGCAGCAGGAAGATGTTTCCCATGAACACCGATAGCAGCAGCGCCGCGGCGCCGCCTATCATGCGGTACTGGCGATCTTTCAGGCCGACGTTGAGCTCACGCTTTAGCATTTTCTTATAATCAAAAGCCATGTCATAACCTCCTCTTGAACGTGCATTCGTAACGGAAACCCCGCCCTCTGCGGGTGGAGGGCGGAGCGAGGAAAACGGGCATGGCGCGTGTGGCCACATCCGTGAGGTAAAGCTTCTCGATTGTGCAGGCTCCCCAGGTATTGCGCAAGACGGGTGTAAAATGCCCGTCATGGACATCACCGACATCATCGCCCCCCTGAACGAGGCCCAGCGCGAGGCCGTCACCGCCCCGGACCGCTCCCTGCTGGTGCTGGCCGGGGCAGGCAGCGGCAAGACCCGCGTGCTGGTGCACCGCATCGCCTGGCTGCTTCGCGCCGAAGGCGTGTCGCCGCACGCCATCCTCGCCGTGACCTTCACCAACAAGGCGGCGAACGAGATGAAGGCGCGTATCGAAGCCCTGCTCAACCTGCCGACCCAGGGCCTGTGGGTCGGCACTTTCCACGGCCTGGCGCACCGCTTCCTGCGCCGCCACGCGGCCGAGGCCGGACTGCCCGAGGGCTTCCAGATCCTCGATTCCGACGACCAGTACCGGTTGATCCGCAGGCTGCTCAAGACCTTGGAACTGGACGAGGCACGCTGGCCGCCGCGCCAGATCCAGTGGTACATCAACGCCCAGAAGGACGAAGGCCGCCGGGCCAGGAACCTGCCCGACTCCTACGACCCGTTCGAAAAGCAGATGCGGCGGATCTATCTCGCCTACGAGGAACTGTGCGAACGTTCCGGCCTGGTGGATTTCGCCGAACTGCTGCTGCGCACCCATGAATTCCTGCGC encodes the following:
- the dsbD gene encoding protein-disulfide reductase DsbD, with product MCNAAVRRICLLLVFWLAGAPALAVDSRDLLPPERAFPVAARQAGADMASLSWDIADGYYLYRSKFKFASRTPGVRLGEPVFPEGHKKQDEFFGEVETYRGHIEVQLPLVAESALPESLELEVTVQGCADAGVCFPPYRRLVEVKTAAVNGGGTFTRLAGALRGIGTGPVTGDLLPADQAFRFFAEAPSGDTLRLSWQIAPGYYLYREKFRIALRDSEGVALGGYAFPRGEPKTDEEFGAVEVFHGEVAVDIPLVRTDGGPRTITLEAGFQGCAERGVCYPPMAKTVELALPPAAAEGEGVSAIAGATVITEQDRIADGLWRGSLWLNMLSFLGFGILLAFTPCIFPMIPILSGVIVGHGHAITTRRAFSLSLAYVLAHALAYTGFGVLAALFGANLQAALQNPWAIGAFSVLFVVLALSMFGFYQLQLPTALQSRIAALSSRQQAGSLAGAAVMGLLSAGLVGPCVAAPLAGALIYIGRSGDALLGGLALFSLGLGMGLPLLAIGTSAGKLLPKAGMWMNAVKSVFGVAMLAVAVSMLERIVPLSVAMLMWALLLIVPAVYMGALDALPAGASGWRKLWKGLGVAMAAYGVFMLLGVAAGSRDPLQPLRGVAGSPGAVADAGPPPFAKVASVEELEARLDEAAAAGRWAMLDFYADWCVSCKEMDRYTFSDPAVKAKLKDIVLLKADVTENGDEDQALLGRFGLVGPPATLFFGPDRSERKPFRLVGFTESEKFVHHLDRMFDGVR
- the cutA gene encoding divalent-cation tolerance protein CutA → MTSVYCLVVCSCPDEETADVLAEGLVEGRLAACVNVVSGVRSVYRWRGALEKSAECLILAKTLSSRLPELQAWLRARHPYELPEIIAIPIQSGLPEYLEWVGTCVTPP
- a CDS encoding FxsA family protein, whose product is MNPLKLAVLVLLLLPIAEIYVLIHVGGVLGFLPTLLLLGAAALAGTYLLQTQGLKTFARIQQSLEAGRLPAQDMIEGGLILAAGILLLIPGFISDGASLVLLLPASRRWLAGYLVDHVLQGLQPPAPPDSGSRTIEGQFRRED
- a CDS encoding DUF2892 domain-containing protein translates to MAFDYKKMLKRELNVGLKDRQYRMIGGAAALLLSVFMGNIFLLLIGIVLVATAFMRWCPVYSGLSKSTVDPNEPAPSSSSHSDTESH